From a region of the Triticum aestivum cultivar Chinese Spring chromosome 7D, IWGSC CS RefSeq v2.1, whole genome shotgun sequence genome:
- the LOC123170745 gene encoding circumsporozoite protein-like yields the protein MPHRVYPQLDPTQTPDSMVYKMQEMEKFTYPAPREFAPLPESSFIANARDSIPMVRVTTAMSRGRVRKTANEKVARPRKKQAREGNIAMGSNVATTGSNAPTSGSNARGGGNARGGANARGGGNARGGANARGGGNARGGANARGGGNARGGANARGGGNARGGANARGGANERGGANERGEANARGGGNARGGANARGGGNARGARAAAPGKCLMEFMNELVGLVMEFMNELVVSSSVLI from the exons ATGCCACACAGAGTCTACCCTCAGCTCGATCCAACACAAACCCCTGACTCAATGGTTTACaagatgcaagaaatg GAGAAGTTTACATATCCAGCACCTAGGGAATTTGCCCCCCTACCTGAGTCTAGCTTCATTGCCAATGCCAGAGACTCAATTCCTATGGTTAGAGTTACAACAGCCATGTCAAGAGGCAGGGTGAGAAAGACTGCCAATGAGAAAGTTGCAAGGCCAAGAAAAAAGCAGGCAAGGGAAGGCAATATTGCAATGGGAAGCAATGTTGCAACAACTGGAAGCAATGCTCCAACAAGTGGGTCCAATGCAAGAGGAGGTGGCAATGCAAGAGGAGGGGCCAATGCAAGAGGAGGTGGCAATGCAAGAGGAGGGGCCAATGCAAGAGGAGGTGGCAATGCAAGAGGAGGGGCCAATGCAAGAGGAGGTGGCAATGCAAGAGGAGGGGCCAATGCAAGAGGAGGTGGCAATGCAAGAGGAGGTGCCAATGCAAGAGGAGGGGCCAATGAAAGAGGAGGGGCCAATGAAAGAGGAGAGGCCAATGCAAGAGGAGGTGGCAATGCAAGAGGAGGGGCCAATGCAAGAGGAGGTGGCAATGCAAGAGGAGCAAGAGCTGCTGCTCCAG GTAAATGTCTGATGGAGTTCATGAATGAACTTGTTGGTTTGGTGATGGAGTTCATGAATGAACTTGTGGTCTCTAGTTCAGTACTTATTTAG
- the LOC123170746 gene encoding cysteine-rich receptor-like protein kinase 6 produces the protein MFIVLLLILGFEPFAAAGDPLEQICNTSIPYNSTYQANLELLSTVLSRNASSTGTNQPKGFVRTDQDPIYGVAQCPGDTIASACSSCITTAFHDAWRLCGSQMDMHFLYGDCIVHVSTEDLVYNSSFVLHRLLIFRDTTDPSIQFIEITNFTDASIDGNIKVLLQETAKQAAYNSTMMYATGRLDLSEGLPLLYSMAQCNLDLRPNDCWDCLDNIRSAARGSFHEQHGEWIAGVWCNFRYSTYQFYNDQPTKKTGWSDVVDPTTNMPAPGPVGVPRQKDKNFGLAKIFSSNDTEGNTKRIAGTYGYMAPEYASEGLFSIKSDVFSFGVLILEIINGKRNSCFHQNGDFFNLLGYAWKLWKEERWLEFVDESIVSESDMLETMRCINIALLCVQENAVDRPSTTSVVAMLSSETMALPEPKHPAYFGYGGRAT, from the exons atgttcatcgTCTTACTGCTCATTCTCGGCTTCGAGCCATTTGCTGCCGCCGGCGATCCACTGGAGCAGATCTGCAACACCAGCATCCCCTATAATAGCACCTACCAAGCTAACCTTGAGCTCCTATCTACTGTGCTATCCAGGAATGCCTCATCCACAGGAACCAACCAGCCCAAGGGCTTCGTCCGAACTGACCAAGACCCCATTTATGGCGTCGCACAGTGCCCCGGCGACACCATCGCATCTGCATGCTCCAGCTGCATCACCACCGCGTTCCATGATGCTTGGCGGCTCTGCGGATCGCAAATGGACATGCATTTCTTGTATGGGGACTGCATCGTCCACGTCTCCACTGAGGACCTTGTCTACAACTCCAGTTTTGTGCTACACAGGTTGCTGATCTTTAGGGACACCACGGATCCCAGCATTCAATTCATTGAGATCACCAACTTCACCGACGCCAGCATTGATGGCAACATCAAGGTGCTGCTCCAAGAGACAGCCAAACAGGCAGCCTACAACTCTACAATGATGTACGCCACCGGCCGCCTGGATTTATCCGAGGGACTGCCGCTGCTGTACTCTATGGCGCAGTGCAACCTGGACCTACGACCAAATGACTGCTGGGATTGCCTCGACAATATCAGGAGCGCAGCAAGGGGTTCCTTCCACGAGCAACATGGTGAATGGATTGCTGGTGTTTGGTGTAATTTCAGGTACAGCACGTATCAGTTCTACAATGACCAGCCCACGAAGAAGACCGGCTGGTCAGATGTTGTAGATCCAACAACAAACATGCCGGCGCCAGGGCCGGTTGGTGTTCCAAGGCAGAAAGATAAGA ATTTTGGGCTTGCAAAAATATTCAGTTCAAATGATACTGAAGGGAACACAAAAAGGATTGCTGGGACATA TGGGTATATGGCTCCCGAGTATGCTTCAGAGGGTCTCTTCTCAATCAAATCTGATGTATTCAGCTTTGGTGTGCTGATTCTCGAGATCATCAATGGAAAAAGAAACTCGTGTTTCCATCAAAATGGGGACTTCTTCAACCTTCTTGGATAT GCATGGAAGTTGTGGAAAGAGGAAAGATGGCTGGAGTTCGTCGATGAATCAATAGTTTCAGAGTCTGACATGTTAGAGACAATGAGGTGTATCAACATCGCACTGCTCTGTGTGCAAGAGAATGCGGTTGACAGACCCAGCACAACAAGTGTGGTTGCGATGCTAAGCAGCGAAACTATGGCCCTGCCTGAACCTAAGCATCCAGCGTATTTCGGTTACGGAGGAAGAGCCACCTAG